One window of the Brevibacterium limosum genome contains the following:
- a CDS encoding putative hydro-lyase: MRAAGAEARARIRAGFDGPTSGMAPGLVQANLISVPVDWAFDVLLFTQRNPKPCPVVDVLEPGQLSSALAPGSDIRTDIPGYRIWENGALAAEVTDATEAWEQHPDLVSFLIGCSFTFENGLTEAGIPIRHQGAGRNVPMYRTSTTCLPAGRVSGDMVVSMRPIPAFQVAEAVRITDRFPAVHGAPIHIGEPSQIGIEDLDAPDFGDAPVIEDGDIPVFWACGVTPQAAIQASGIPFAITHSPGKMFITDEPEDTYRQ, from the coding sequence ATGCGGGCGGCTGGTGCGGAAGCGCGCGCACGCATCCGGGCAGGATTCGACGGCCCCACCTCGGGGATGGCGCCGGGACTCGTCCAGGCAAACCTCATCTCCGTCCCCGTGGATTGGGCCTTCGACGTCCTCCTGTTCACCCAGCGCAACCCGAAGCCGTGCCCGGTCGTCGACGTCCTCGAACCCGGGCAGCTGTCCTCCGCACTGGCTCCGGGCAGCGATATCCGCACCGACATTCCCGGCTACCGGATCTGGGAGAACGGCGCGCTGGCCGCCGAGGTCACCGATGCCACCGAGGCATGGGAGCAGCATCCGGACCTCGTGTCCTTCCTCATCGGCTGTTCGTTCACCTTCGAGAACGGCCTGACCGAGGCGGGCATCCCGATCCGCCACCAGGGGGCCGGTCGCAACGTGCCGATGTACCGCACGTCGACGACCTGCCTTCCGGCCGGTCGGGTCAGCGGCGACATGGTCGTGTCCATGCGCCCGATCCCGGCCTTCCAGGTCGCCGAGGCTGTGCGCATCACCGACCGCTTCCCCGCCGTCCACGGTGCACCGATCCACATCGGCGAACCCTCCCAGATCGGCATCGAGGACCTCGATGCCCCGGATTTCGGTGACGCCCCGGTCATCGAAGACGGCGACATTCCCGTCTTCTGGGCCTGCGGTGTCACCCCGCAGGCAGCCATCCAGGCATCGGGAATTCCCTTCGCGATCACGCACTCACCTGGGAAGATGTTCATCACCGACGAACCGGAAGACACCTACCGCCAATGA